The following are encoded together in the Xanthomonas sacchari genome:
- a CDS encoding ketoacyl-ACP synthase III: protein MPTSTLRNVRFAGMATCVPKRVVSNLTDCRPQIRSERERLVRNIGIHTRRMAADWQCFSDLAFDAAQVLLERLQWQREEVDALIVVTQSPDYPIPATAIILQDRLGLSHATVAFDVNLGCSAYPFGINLLGSMIAAGGVKKGLLLVGDRSANLEDPIFSDSGTATALEFSADAPPMHFDLNSDGSGYRAIILPVGGHREPVGVQHLIPYRADENDHWHRGVDLQLDGVAVLSFSTQRVPPAVQKLLDYSGMSKDEVDYFVFHQANRMINETIRKKLGLPSEKVPSTLHDFGNTSGASLPVTMTARINKELEAGRKRVLLCGFGIGLSWGTCLVDIDGAVFPDLIES from the coding sequence ATGCCGACCTCCACGCTGCGCAACGTCCGCTTTGCCGGCATGGCGACCTGCGTGCCCAAGCGCGTCGTCTCCAATCTCACCGATTGCCGGCCGCAGATCCGCTCCGAGCGCGAGCGGCTGGTACGCAACATCGGCATCCATACCCGGCGCATGGCTGCGGACTGGCAGTGCTTCTCCGACTTGGCCTTCGACGCGGCGCAGGTGCTGCTGGAGCGCCTGCAGTGGCAGCGCGAGGAGGTCGATGCGCTGATCGTGGTTACCCAGTCGCCGGATTATCCGATCCCGGCCACGGCGATCATCCTGCAGGACCGCCTTGGCCTGTCGCACGCCACCGTCGCGTTCGACGTCAACCTGGGCTGCTCGGCCTACCCGTTCGGCATCAACCTGCTCGGCTCGATGATCGCCGCCGGCGGGGTCAAGAAAGGCCTGCTGCTGGTGGGCGACCGCAGCGCCAACCTAGAGGACCCGATCTTCTCCGACTCCGGCACCGCCACCGCACTGGAGTTCAGCGCCGATGCGCCGCCGATGCATTTCGACCTCAACAGCGACGGCAGCGGCTACCGCGCGATCATCCTGCCGGTCGGCGGCCACCGCGAACCGGTCGGGGTGCAGCACCTGATCCCGTACCGCGCCGACGAGAATGACCACTGGCATCGCGGCGTGGACCTGCAACTGGACGGCGTGGCGGTGCTGAGCTTCTCCACCCAGCGGGTGCCGCCGGCAGTGCAGAAGCTGCTCGACTACAGCGGCATGTCCAAGGACGAGGTCGATTACTTCGTGTTCCACCAGGCCAACAGGATGATCAACGAGACCATCCGCAAGAAGCTCGGCCTGCCGTCGGAAAAGGTGCCCTCCACCCTGCACGATTTCGGCAACACCAGCGGCGCCTCGCTGCCGGTGACCATGACCGCGCGGATCAACAAGGAGCTGGAAGCCGGCCGCAAGCGCGTGCTGCTGTGCGGCTTCGGTATCGGCCTGTCCTGGGGCACCTGCCTGGTCGACATCGACGGCGCGGTGTTCCCCGACCTGATCGAGTCCTGA
- a CDS encoding sigma-54 dependent transcriptional regulator, whose protein sequence is MSESRILVIDDDAVRAERTVSLLEFMDLNPRWVTDVADVQPGRHRQTEWMAILVGGLDDQDQADAFFGWVARSSLPPPVLLLNGDAQVFAQRHGLHEVNVWQLEAPLRHAQLETLLRRASLKRLDAEHQAGAAQDNGPTGTSAAVTRLRRLIDQVAAFDTTVLVLGESGTGKEVVARAIHQQSPRRDGPFVAINCGAIPPDLLESELFGHEKGSFTGALSARKGRFEMAEGGTLLLDEIGDMSLPMQVKLLRVLQERSFERVGGNVTIRCNVRVIAATHRNLEERIAGNQFREDLFYRLNVFPIEMPALRERSDDLPALVHTIAAQLARTGRGEVRFSEEALQALRSYEWPGNVRELTNLVERLAVLHPGGLVRVQDLPARYRGDFASSIDVSAPPAPIAADPRRVPNVVDLHAGGKPGGADADSAAPAAATLPESGLDLRGHMANIELALINEALERTQGVVAHAAQLLGLRRTTLVEKLRKYGIDRDQTELAS, encoded by the coding sequence ATGAGCGAATCGCGGATCCTTGTGATCGATGATGACGCGGTGCGCGCCGAGCGGACCGTGAGCCTGCTCGAATTCATGGACCTCAACCCGCGTTGGGTGACCGACGTGGCCGATGTCCAGCCCGGCCGGCATCGGCAGACCGAGTGGATGGCGATCCTGGTCGGCGGACTCGACGACCAGGACCAGGCCGACGCCTTCTTCGGCTGGGTGGCGCGCAGCTCGCTGCCGCCGCCGGTGCTGCTGCTCAACGGCGACGCGCAGGTCTTCGCGCAGCGCCACGGCCTGCACGAAGTCAACGTGTGGCAGCTGGAAGCGCCGCTGCGCCACGCGCAACTGGAAACCCTGCTGCGTCGCGCCAGCCTCAAGCGGCTGGACGCCGAGCACCAGGCCGGCGCCGCGCAGGACAACGGCCCAACCGGCACCAGCGCGGCGGTGACCCGCCTGCGCCGGCTGATCGACCAGGTTGCGGCCTTCGACACCACCGTGCTGGTGCTGGGCGAGTCCGGCACCGGCAAGGAAGTGGTGGCGCGCGCGATCCATCAGCAGTCGCCGCGCCGCGATGGCCCGTTCGTGGCGATCAACTGCGGCGCGATCCCGCCGGATCTGCTGGAAAGCGAACTGTTCGGCCATGAGAAGGGCTCGTTCACCGGTGCGCTGAGCGCGCGCAAGGGCCGTTTCGAAATGGCCGAGGGCGGCACCCTGCTGCTCGACGAAATCGGCGACATGAGCCTGCCGATGCAGGTCAAGCTGTTGCGGGTGCTGCAGGAGCGCAGCTTCGAGCGGGTCGGCGGCAACGTCACCATCCGCTGCAACGTGCGGGTGATCGCCGCCACGCACCGCAATTTGGAAGAACGCATCGCCGGCAACCAGTTCCGCGAGGACCTGTTCTACCGGCTCAACGTGTTCCCGATCGAGATGCCGGCGCTGCGCGAACGCAGCGACGACCTGCCGGCGCTGGTCCACACCATCGCTGCGCAGCTGGCGCGGACCGGGCGCGGCGAAGTGCGCTTCTCCGAAGAGGCCTTGCAGGCGCTGCGCAGCTACGAGTGGCCGGGCAACGTGCGCGAACTGACCAACCTGGTCGAACGCCTGGCGGTGCTGCATCCCGGCGGCCTGGTGCGGGTGCAGGACCTGCCTGCCCGCTATCGCGGCGACTTCGCCTCGTCCATCGACGTGTCGGCGCCGCCGGCGCCGATCGCGGCCGATCCGCGGCGGGTGCCCAACGTGGTGGACCTGCACGCCGGCGGCAAGCCCGGCGGCGCGGACGCCGACTCGGCGGCCCCGGCTGCGGCGACGCTGCCGGAAAGCGGCCTGGACCTGCGCGGGCACATGGCCAACATCGAGCTGGCGCTGATCAACGAGGCGCTGGAGCGCACCCAGGGCGTGGTCGCGCATGCGGCACAGTTGCTGGGCCTGCGGCGTACCACCCTGGTCGAGAAGCTGCGCAAGTACGGCATCGACCGCGACCAGACCGAACTGGCGAGCTGA
- a CDS encoding acetyltransferase, which translates to MSAAPPKHVLIVGAGGFGRGIAAMAYNDDPGHGQAWDIKGFLDSRSELAPGLRWPLLGDPDTYQPVPGDLFVCALGDPAARRRYSQPLLARGADFMVLRPRLREASDTPIGRGSLFEVGVSIGADSRIGEFVTILATTIVGHDVVIGDYVQIGNFVFIGGGARIGDDVVIHPHSTVLPGIAIGAGAVIGAGSVVVKDVPPNVTVAGNPARTIFSR; encoded by the coding sequence ATGAGCGCTGCGCCACCGAAGCACGTGCTGATCGTCGGCGCCGGCGGCTTCGGCCGCGGCATCGCGGCGATGGCGTACAACGACGACCCGGGCCATGGTCAGGCCTGGGACATCAAGGGTTTCCTCGACAGCCGCAGCGAGCTGGCCCCCGGTCTGCGCTGGCCGCTGCTCGGCGATCCGGACACCTATCAGCCGGTGCCCGGCGACCTGTTCGTCTGCGCGCTCGGCGATCCGGCCGCGCGCCGGCGCTACAGCCAGCCGCTGCTGGCGCGCGGTGCCGACTTCATGGTGTTGCGCCCGCGCCTGCGCGAAGCCTCGGACACCCCGATCGGGCGCGGCAGCCTGTTCGAGGTCGGCGTGTCGATCGGCGCCGACAGCCGCATCGGCGAGTTCGTCACCATCCTCGCCACCACCATCGTCGGCCACGACGTGGTGATTGGCGACTACGTGCAGATCGGCAACTTCGTGTTCATAGGCGGCGGCGCCCGCATTGGCGACGACGTAGTGATCCACCCACACTCGACCGTGCTGCCCGGCATCGCCATCGGCGCGGGGGCCGTGATCGGCGCCGGCAGCGTGGTGGTCAAGGACGTGCCGCCCAATGTGACCGTCGCCGGAAATCCGGCGCGTACCATCTTCAGCCGTTGA
- a CDS encoding response regulator transcription factor has product MRVIIVDDHTLVRAGLSRLLQTFADVDVVAEASNAQQAVDLTTLHRPDLVLMDLSLPGRSGLDALTDVLHSSPKTRVVMMSMHDDPVHVRDALDRGATGFVVKDAAPLELELALRAASANQVFLSPQISSKMIAPMLGRERPVGIAALSPRQREILRQIGRGQSNKEIASDLGISVKTVETHRARMMESLGCRRANDLVLLAARHQGELS; this is encoded by the coding sequence GTGCGAGTCATCATCGTCGACGATCACACCCTGGTACGCGCCGGCCTGAGCCGGCTGCTGCAGACGTTTGCGGACGTGGACGTGGTCGCCGAGGCCAGCAACGCCCAGCAGGCGGTGGACCTGACCACCCTGCACCGCCCCGACCTGGTGCTGATGGACCTGTCCCTGCCGGGGCGCAGCGGCCTGGACGCACTCACCGACGTGCTGCACAGCTCGCCCAAGACCCGGGTGGTGATGATGTCGATGCACGACGACCCGGTGCATGTGCGCGATGCGCTGGACCGCGGCGCTACCGGCTTCGTGGTCAAGGACGCCGCGCCGCTGGAACTGGAACTGGCGCTGCGCGCGGCCAGCGCCAACCAGGTGTTCCTGAGTCCGCAGATCTCCTCCAAGATGATCGCGCCGATGCTCGGCCGCGAGCGCCCGGTGGGCATCGCCGCGCTGTCGCCGCGGCAGCGCGAGATCCTGCGCCAGATCGGCCGGGGCCAGAGTAACAAGGAAATCGCCTCGGACCTGGGCATCAGCGTCAAGACCGTCGAGACCCACCGCGCGCGCATGATGGAGTCGCTGGGCTGCCGCCGCGCCAACGATCTGGTCCTGCTGGCCGCACGCCACCAAGGCGAGCTGAGCTGA
- a CDS encoding DegT/DnrJ/EryC1/StrS aminotransferase family protein → MSIPVTSPLLPPLEAFVPYLEQIWRSRILTNGGDMHRALEKALAEYLGVNHLALLTNGTLALLTALQALRITGEVITTPYSFVATAHSLLWRGIKPVFVDIDPQTMNLDPLKIEAAITPHTTAIMPVHCYGTPCDTAAIERIADTYNLKVIYDAAHAFGVKDEGGSILRHGDLSVLSFHATKVFNTFEGGAIVCPDAKTYQRISRLKNFGFVDETTVVATGINGKMSEINAAFGLLQLQHIDAALAQRGAIDAQYRQRLAQVPGIRCLAPREPALSNYASFPILVEDAFPLARDELHRLLRSHDILVRRYFYPLISDFPMYRGLPSSAPAGLPVARQMADRVLCLPIFPGLAAAQVDAIVDLIAAAGGVMPVSDSLRTLASPSFAQPVEPAA, encoded by the coding sequence ATGTCCATCCCCGTCACCAGTCCGCTGCTGCCGCCCCTGGAGGCGTTCGTCCCCTACCTGGAGCAGATCTGGCGCAGCCGCATCCTGACCAACGGCGGCGACATGCACCGCGCGCTGGAGAAGGCGCTGGCCGAGTACCTGGGCGTGAACCACCTGGCGCTGCTGACCAACGGCACCCTGGCGTTGTTGACGGCGCTGCAGGCGCTGCGCATCACCGGCGAGGTCATCACGACGCCGTATTCGTTCGTGGCTACCGCGCATTCGCTGCTGTGGCGCGGCATCAAGCCGGTGTTCGTGGACATCGATCCGCAGACCATGAACCTGGATCCGCTGAAGATCGAGGCGGCGATCACCCCGCACACCACCGCGATCATGCCGGTGCACTGCTACGGCACGCCCTGCGACACCGCCGCGATCGAGCGCATCGCCGACACCTATAACCTCAAGGTCATCTACGACGCCGCGCACGCGTTCGGGGTCAAGGACGAAGGCGGCTCGATCCTGCGCCATGGCGACCTCAGCGTGCTCAGCTTCCACGCCACCAAGGTGTTCAACACCTTCGAGGGCGGCGCCATCGTCTGCCCCGACGCCAAGACCTACCAGCGCATCAGCCGGCTGAAGAACTTCGGCTTCGTCGACGAGACCACCGTGGTGGCGACCGGCATCAACGGCAAGATGAGCGAGATCAACGCCGCCTTCGGGCTGCTGCAACTGCAGCACATCGATGCCGCACTGGCGCAGCGCGGGGCGATCGATGCGCAGTACCGGCAGCGCCTGGCGCAGGTGCCGGGGATCCGCTGCCTGGCCCCGCGGGAACCGGCACTGTCCAACTACGCCTCGTTCCCGATCCTGGTCGAGGACGCCTTCCCGCTGGCGCGCGACGAGCTGCACCGGCTGCTGCGCAGCCACGACATCCTGGTGCGCCGCTATTTCTACCCGCTGATCAGCGATTTCCCGATGTACCGCGGCCTGCCCTCGTCCGCTCCGGCCGGCCTGCCGGTGGCGCGGCAGATGGCCGACCGCGTACTGTGCCTGCCGATCTTTCCCGGACTGGCGGCCGCGCAGGTGGACGCCATCGTCGACCTGATCGCCGCGGCGGGCGGCGTCATGCCCGTGTCCGATTCCCTTCGCACCCTCGCCTCTCCCTCCTTCGCCCAACCCGTGGAACCCGCAGCATGA
- a CDS encoding SDR family NAD(P)-dependent oxidoreductase codes for MSVAETPATLLQTLYGVHGKRILVTGASKGIGEAVAKACASAGAQLLVAGRDLPRLQALLDGLPGDGHRLFAGDLCDAAAVQRLAAESGPLDGVVHSAGIRGLSPMKLVSERFLTEVMTINYVAPTMLTRHLLARQALRPGGSIVFLASIAALTGTVGVGPYAGSKAALIGMLRPLALELARRQIRANALCPGLVETTLINEDKAWFEESRKRYPLGIGDPEDVALACLYFLSDASSKVTGQAFSMDGGVEFA; via the coding sequence ATGTCCGTTGCGGAAACGCCCGCCACGCTGCTGCAGACGCTGTACGGCGTGCACGGCAAGCGCATCCTGGTGACCGGCGCCTCCAAGGGCATCGGCGAGGCGGTGGCCAAGGCCTGCGCCAGCGCCGGAGCGCAACTGCTCGTCGCCGGCCGCGACCTGCCCCGGCTGCAGGCCCTGCTCGACGGCCTGCCTGGCGACGGTCACCGCCTGTTCGCCGGCGACCTGTGCGACGCTGCCGCCGTGCAACGCCTGGCCGCCGAGAGCGGGCCGCTGGACGGCGTGGTGCACAGCGCCGGCATCCGCGGCCTGTCGCCGATGAAACTGGTCAGCGAGCGCTTCCTCACCGAGGTGATGACCATCAATTACGTCGCGCCGACGATGTTGACCCGCCACCTGCTCGCACGCCAGGCGCTGCGCCCCGGCGGCTCCATCGTCTTCCTCGCCTCGATCGCCGCGCTGACCGGCACCGTCGGCGTCGGCCCCTACGCCGGCTCCAAGGCGGCGCTGATCGGCATGCTGCGGCCGCTGGCGCTGGAACTGGCGCGGCGCCAGATCCGCGCCAACGCACTGTGCCCGGGCCTGGTCGAGACCACGCTGATCAACGAGGACAAGGCCTGGTTCGAGGAGAGCCGCAAGCGCTATCCGCTGGGCATCGGCGATCCCGAGGACGTGGCCCTGGCCTGCCTGTATTTCCTCTCCGACGCCAGCAGCAAGGTCACCGGCCAGGCCTTCAGCATGGACGGTGGCGTGGAGTTCGCATGA
- a CDS encoding SDR family NAD(P)-dependent oxidoreductase — protein sequence MAPAATTDAFGLQGKTILVTGASSGIGAAVASLCARLGATLVLNGRDAERLQAVAASLPGEGHRSVVGDLTEDATRSALLEAAERYHGLASCAGIAALVPFRMAAEKHLQQMLSVNYLAPVVLTQQLLAKRRLQEGASLVYVSALTARAAPQASAGYAGSKAALEAAVRSFALEQARHRIRANCIAPGYVDTPMLNRLGSTADMGDKIALTPLGRIDPADVANGAAYLLSDASRWITRSTLTIDGGLSLPIRL from the coding sequence ATGGCGCCTGCTGCAACAACCGATGCCTTCGGGCTGCAGGGCAAGACCATCCTGGTGACCGGTGCCTCCTCGGGCATCGGTGCCGCCGTCGCCTCGCTGTGCGCGCGCCTGGGCGCGACGCTGGTGCTCAACGGGCGCGATGCCGAACGTCTGCAGGCGGTCGCCGCGTCGCTCCCTGGCGAGGGCCACCGCAGCGTCGTCGGCGACCTCACCGAGGACGCGACCCGCTCGGCCCTGCTGGAGGCGGCCGAGCGCTACCACGGCCTGGCCTCGTGCGCCGGCATCGCCGCGCTGGTGCCGTTCAGGATGGCCGCCGAGAAGCACCTGCAGCAGATGCTGTCGGTGAACTATCTTGCGCCCGTCGTCCTGACCCAACAGTTGCTGGCCAAACGCCGGCTGCAGGAAGGCGCCTCGCTGGTCTACGTCTCGGCGCTGACCGCGCGCGCCGCGCCGCAGGCCAGCGCCGGCTACGCCGGCTCCAAGGCAGCGCTGGAGGCCGCGGTGCGATCCTTCGCGCTGGAACAGGCCCGGCACCGCATCCGCGCCAACTGCATCGCCCCTGGCTATGTCGACACGCCGATGCTGAACAGGTTGGGCAGCACCGCGGACATGGGCGACAAGATCGCGCTGACCCCGCTCGGCCGCATCGACCCGGCCGATGTCGCCAACGGCGCCGCCTACCTGCTGTCCGACGCCAGCCGCTGGATCACCCGCAGCACCCTGACCATCGACGGTGGGCTGTCCCTGCCGATCCGCCTATGA
- a CDS encoding PilZ domain-containing protein, with protein sequence MNAGPDGAAQHPADAELFHDTLSCALALPADFRLGNGAGRLAAGEALLRSLAQIEDLRGEDGSDDRSDATAQTQRMEAKLDLMLVLLGRLARQHEDALPLRPLCWSRRGVRLDLGARSGAAPGAAGLLRLQPSDWLPDHLELPVRVLAEATTAGVVQLWLRFETQPPGLEEALERHLFRLHRRQIADSRRAR encoded by the coding sequence ATGAACGCCGGCCCGGACGGCGCGGCGCAGCACCCGGCCGACGCCGAACTGTTCCACGACACCCTCAGTTGCGCGCTGGCGCTGCCGGCGGACTTCCGCCTGGGCAACGGCGCCGGCCGGCTGGCGGCCGGCGAGGCGCTGTTGCGCAGCCTGGCGCAGATCGAGGATCTGCGCGGCGAAGACGGCAGCGACGACCGCAGCGACGCCACCGCGCAGACGCAGCGGATGGAGGCCAAGCTCGACCTGATGCTGGTGCTGCTGGGCCGGTTGGCCCGCCAGCACGAGGATGCCCTGCCGTTGCGGCCGCTGTGCTGGTCGCGCCGGGGCGTGCGGTTGGACCTGGGCGCGCGCTCGGGCGCCGCGCCCGGCGCCGCCGGCCTGCTGCGCCTGCAGCCCTCGGACTGGCTGCCGGACCACCTGGAACTGCCGGTGCGGGTGCTGGCCGAGGCCACCACCGCCGGGGTCGTGCAACTTTGGCTACGGTTCGAGACACAGCCGCCGGGCCTGGAAGAGGCCCTGGAACGCCACCTGTTCCGGCTGCACCGCCGGCAGATCGCCGACAGCCGGCGGGCGCGCTGA
- a CDS encoding response regulator transcription factor, which yields MNKLSVLLVDDHEGFINAAMRHFRKLDWMEVIGSAANGLEAIERSESLRPQVVLMDLAMPEMGGLQATRLIKTQDQAPYIVIASHFDDAEHREHAMRAGADNFVSKLSYIQEVMPILEGLRTEGVPA from the coding sequence ATGAACAAACTGTCCGTGCTTCTGGTCGACGACCACGAAGGTTTCATCAACGCCGCCATGCGCCACTTCCGCAAGCTGGACTGGATGGAAGTGATCGGCAGCGCCGCCAATGGCCTGGAAGCCATCGAGCGCTCAGAGTCGCTGCGCCCGCAGGTGGTGCTGATGGACCTGGCCATGCCCGAGATGGGCGGCCTGCAGGCCACCCGCCTGATCAAGACCCAGGACCAGGCGCCCTACATCGTGATCGCCAGCCATTTCGACGACGCCGAGCACCGCGAGCATGCCATGCGCGCCGGTGCCGACAACTTCGTCAGCAAGCTGTCCTACATCCAGGAAGTGATGCCGATCCTGGAGGGACTTCGCACGGAAGGAGTGCCGGCATGA
- a CDS encoding acyl carrier protein: protein MSKETFIENFLSATDFQNPVEVTMDTVLRELPEWDSLAALGVIVMFDMEYGKTITGEHLAAVVTLDDLYKLTGA, encoded by the coding sequence ATGAGCAAAGAGACGTTTATCGAGAATTTCCTGTCCGCGACCGATTTTCAGAATCCGGTTGAGGTGACCATGGATACGGTGCTGCGCGAACTGCCGGAATGGGATTCGCTGGCCGCGCTGGGCGTGATCGTGATGTTCGACATGGAGTACGGCAAGACCATCACCGGCGAGCACCTGGCCGCCGTGGTGACCCTCGACGATCTGTACAAACTGACCGGGGCGTAA
- the fliS gene encoding flagellar export chaperone FliS: MYGSSRQYAEQYRKMGISTSVTDADPHKLVAMLFAGACQRIRQAQACLAQGDQARKGKAIGEACAIVGHLNGSLDHEAGGEIAGNLSALYDYVMHRLTEANLHNDDAALTEALELLSEIDAAWAAIPAQQRELATANAS, translated from the coding sequence ATGTACGGTTCCAGCCGCCAGTACGCTGAGCAATATCGCAAGATGGGCATTTCCACCAGCGTCACCGATGCCGATCCGCACAAGCTGGTCGCCATGCTGTTCGCGGGTGCCTGCCAGCGCATCCGCCAGGCCCAGGCCTGCCTCGCGCAGGGCGACCAGGCGCGCAAGGGCAAGGCGATCGGCGAGGCCTGCGCCATCGTCGGCCATCTCAACGGCTCGCTCGACCACGAGGCCGGCGGCGAGATCGCCGGCAACCTGTCGGCGCTGTACGACTACGTGATGCACCGGCTGACCGAAGCCAACCTGCACAACGATGACGCGGCGCTGACCGAGGCACTGGAACTGCTCAGCGAGATCGACGCGGCCTGGGCCGCCATTCCCGCGCAGCAGCGCGAACTGGCCACGGCGAACGCGTCGTGA
- the rpoN gene encoding RNA polymerase factor sigma-54, with the protein MKPTVSAQLGQQLHLTPQLLQSIRLLQLDGMQLELEIRRALETNPLLELEEPEGAIEPVVKHEDAALETAAFDELPESSMWDIPAAGWNDGEDDRMQRIAAGESTDPHLRVLQRLALELPAAELEAAAFWLEHCDDAGYLDGSLDTLQQLASARLGLSVAQAEAVRQRLLHGDPGGLGACDLRECLQAQLSDLPGRVPGRHLAARILAGDLDLLASHDYALLGRQLDAETDDVREAVRLILSLQPRPGDSLQPQDLGHVLPDVVAWHADGTWRVALNPATTHRVTVNPMHERALAEAGDAAQPLREMLQEARWLTRGLSMRYETLLRTTRAIVERQAAFLVKGEEAMAPLTLKEVADAIGMHESTVSRITTGKYLQTPRGTFELKHFFAVRLEGAAVSGQAVRAMVRRLIESEPAGRPLADEAIAGLLSRQGVNVARRTVAKYREQLDIAPARERRRGSKTLLARAG; encoded by the coding sequence ATGAAGCCGACCGTTTCCGCCCAACTGGGCCAGCAACTGCATCTGACCCCGCAACTGCTGCAGTCGATCCGACTGCTGCAGCTCGACGGCATGCAACTGGAACTGGAAATCCGCCGCGCACTGGAGACCAATCCATTGCTCGAGCTGGAAGAGCCCGAGGGCGCGATCGAGCCGGTGGTGAAGCACGAGGATGCGGCGCTGGAAACCGCGGCATTCGACGAACTTCCCGAATCCTCGATGTGGGACATCCCGGCCGCCGGCTGGAACGACGGCGAAGACGATCGCATGCAGCGCATCGCCGCCGGCGAGTCCACCGATCCGCACCTGCGCGTGCTGCAGCGGCTGGCGCTGGAACTGCCGGCAGCAGAATTGGAGGCGGCCGCGTTCTGGCTGGAGCACTGCGACGATGCCGGCTATCTGGACGGCTCGCTCGACACCCTGCAACAACTGGCCAGCGCCCGGCTGGGCCTGTCGGTGGCGCAGGCCGAAGCGGTGCGCCAGCGGCTGCTGCATGGCGACCCGGGCGGCCTGGGCGCCTGCGACCTGCGCGAGTGCCTGCAGGCGCAGCTGAGCGACCTGCCCGGCCGCGTACCCGGCCGCCATCTGGCCGCGCGCATCCTCGCCGGCGACCTTGACCTGCTCGCCAGCCATGACTACGCCCTGCTGGGCCGTCAGCTCGACGCCGAGACCGACGACGTGCGCGAGGCGGTGCGGCTGATCCTGTCGCTGCAGCCGCGGCCCGGCGACAGTCTGCAGCCGCAGGACCTAGGCCACGTGCTGCCGGACGTGGTTGCCTGGCATGCCGACGGCACCTGGCGGGTGGCGCTGAACCCCGCCACCACCCACCGCGTCACCGTCAACCCGATGCACGAGCGCGCCCTGGCCGAAGCCGGCGACGCCGCGCAGCCGTTGCGCGAAATGCTGCAGGAAGCGCGCTGGCTGACCCGCGGCCTGTCGATGCGCTACGAGACCCTGCTGCGCACCACCCGCGCCATCGTCGAGCGCCAGGCCGCGTTCCTGGTCAAGGGCGAGGAAGCGATGGCGCCGCTGACCCTGAAGGAAGTGGCCGATGCGATCGGCATGCACGAGTCCACGGTGTCGCGCATCACCACCGGCAAGTACCTGCAGACCCCGCGCGGCACCTTCGAGCTCAAGCACTTCTTCGCCGTGCGCCTGGAAGGCGCGGCGGTCTCCGGGCAGGCCGTGCGCGCGATGGTGCGGCGCCTGATCGAATCCGAGCCGGCCGGGCGGCCGCTGGCCGACGAGGCCATCGCCGGGCTGCTGTCGCGACAGGGCGTAAACGTGGCAAGGCGCACAGTCGCCAAGTATCGTGAACAATTGGACATCGCTCCCGCACGCGAACGCCGCCGCGGCAGCAAAACGCTGCTGGCCCGTGCGGGCTAA